One segment of Coffea arabica cultivar ET-39 chromosome 7c, Coffea Arabica ET-39 HiFi, whole genome shotgun sequence DNA contains the following:
- the LOC113701678 gene encoding uncharacterized protein isoform X3: MKSGKVCPASSLFILMKTTCLSEGKGYHFPPCHMLNIDCGWKRKQKVDKSLDASSLIHAEPCYKTVKSLKLWNISFIDVVLISSPVGMLGLPFLTRNRDFSAKIYATEATARLGQLMMEDLVKMHNEIRQFYGPEESTCPEWMKWDEVELLPSAIREILWGRDGDLCGWMPLYSVADVKGCMQNVQSLKYAEEACYNGTLLIRAFSSGLDIGTCNWSISSPKQRIAYLSSSIFASATATEFDYNPLRGSDVILFSDSTVCDALDKLENEDDGFNPADKKASKFSSKDDDKESYTEFLQNKDKFAEELEKLAFLCSCSLDSVKAGGSVLIPIARLGVLLQLLECITLSLQSSDLKVPIYIISSVAEELVAFLNVIPEWLCKQRQDKFYSGQPLFAFMDLLNEKRLFLFPVLYSPELLSIWHEPCIVICPHWSLRIGPAVHLLQHWCGDKNSLLVMEEGFNANLAFLPFKSMEIKVLQCSFLSGMNFRKAEFLLKLLKPKYVLFPEKLKQGKSFVNQSFSVIYYLENETVKVPKLKDSSELDIGIDLACQLGYTKLEKEEMSIARLKGELLVEQGKNVLFSGKEFAGSSQSRPLLYLGGVNLENFLTTLQSMGINATVEEAMTTDGSDKTSLVHILGPKKALIEVTAARTIVSTDDEYLSALISKAICNILNIV; encoded by the exons ATGAAATCAGGAAAA GTCTGTCCTGCTTCGTCCTTGTTCATCTTGATGAAGACT ACTTGTCTGAGTGAGGGTAAGGGTTATCATTTCCCACCCTGCCACATGCTAAACATAG ATTGTGGctggaaaaggaagcaaaaagtAGATAAATCTCTTGACGCAAGCAGTTTAATACATGCCGAACCTTGTTACAAAACTGTGAAGAGTTTGAAACTCTGGAATATTTCATTCATTGATGTTGTACTGATCTCTAGTCCAGTGGGCATGCTAGGATTACCATTTCTGACCAGAAACAGAGATTTTTCTGCTAAG ATATATGCTACTGAAGCTACTGCAAGACTTGGACAGCTTATGATGGAGGACCTTGTTAAAATGCATAATGAAATCAGGCAATTCTATGGGCCTGAAGAGTCTACTTGCCCAGAATGGATGAAATGGGATGAGGTGGAATTGCTTCCATCTGCAATTAGAGAGATACTTTGGGGCAGAGATGGAGACCTTTGTGGTTGGATGCCATTGTACAG TGTCGCTGATGTGAAGGGTTGCATGCAAAATGTTCAATCCCTAAAATATGCTGAAGAAGCCTGCTACAACGGCACCTTGTTAATAAGGGCATTCAGCTCTGGTTTAGATATAGGCACTTGTAACTGGAGTATTTCTAGTCCAAAACAAAGGATTGCATATCTTTCAAGCTCCATTTTTGCATCAGCAACAGCAACAGAATTTGACTACAATCCTCTGCGTGGAAGTGATGTGATATTATTCTCAGATTCGACAGTATGTGATGCACTAGACAAGCTTGAGAATGAAGATGATGGATTCAATCCAGCCGATAAAAAAGCTTCAAAGTTCAG TTCAAAAGATGATGACAAAGAAAGCTATACTGAATTTTTGCAAAACAAGGACAAGTTTGCAGAGGAGTTGGAGAAATTGGCTTTCCTATGCTCATGTTCTTTGGACTCTGTTAAAGCTGGAGGCTCAGTTCTGATTCCCATTGCACGGCTTGGAGTCCTTTTGCAACTATTAGAATGTATAACATTGTCTCTGCAGTCATCAGACTTGAAG GTTCCCATCTATATTATTTCTTCTGTTGCTGAAGAGTTAGTTGCTTTTTTAAATGTTATACCTGAATGGTTATGCAAGCAGCGGCAGGACAAG TTTTATTCTGGTCAACCACTGTTTGCTTTCATGGATCTCTTAAATGAGAAGCGGCTCTTTTTGTTCCCTGTACTTTATTCACCCGAGTTACT GTCAATTTGGCACGAACCCTGTATAGTAATTTGTCCTCATTGGAGTTTACGGATTGGACCTGCTGTCCATTTGCTCCAACATTGGTGTGGTGATAAAAATTCTTTACTTGTAATGGAG GAAGGATTCAATGCAAATTTGGCCTTCTTGCCTTTCAAGTCAATGGAAATAAAAGTCCTTCAGTGCTCGTTTCTTTCTGGAATGAA TTTCCGGAAAGCTGAATTTTTACTCAAACTGTTGAAGCCTAAATATGTGCTG TTCCCTGAGAAATTGAAGCAGGGCAAAAGCTTTGTGAATCAGTCATTTTCAGTCATTTACTACCTTGAAAATGAGACAGTGAAAGTACCTAAGTTGAAGGATAGTTCAGAATTAGACATTGGTATAGACTTGGCTTGTCAGCTCGGTTATACAAAActggaaaaggaagaaatgagtATTGCTCGATTGAAAGGAGAGCTCCTTGTCGAGCAAGGCAAAAATGTATTGTTTAGTGGAAAGGAGTTTGCTGGTTCCTCACAATCCAGGCCGCTGTTGTACTTGGGTGGGGTAAACTTGGAGAATTTTCTGACGACCTTGCAAAGCATGGGTATTAATGCAACAGTTGAAGAGGCCATGACCACTGATGGCTCAGATAAGACATCTCTTGTGCATATTTTGGGGCCTAAAAAAGCCTTGATAGAAGTCACAGCAGCACGTACAATTGTTAGCACTGATGATGAGTATTTGTCTGCTCTTATATCTAAAGCGATATGTAACATTTTGAATATTGTTTAA
- the LOC113701678 gene encoding uncharacterized protein isoform X4 has protein sequence MKSGKVCPASSLFILMKTTCLSEDCGWKRKQKVDKSLDASSLIHAEPCYKTVKSLKLWNISFIDVVLISSPVGMLGLPFLTRNRDFSAKIYATEATARLGQLMMEDLVKMHNEIRQFYGPEESTCPEWMKWDEVELLPSAIREILWGRDGDLCGWMPLYSVADVKGCMQNVQSLKYAEEACYNGTLLIRAFSSGLDIGTCNWSISSPKQRIAYLSSSIFASATATEFDYNPLRGSDVILFSDSTVCDALDKLENEDDGFNPADKKASKFSSKDDDKESYTEFLQNKDKFAEELEKLAFLCSCSLDSVKAGGSVLIPIARLGVLLQLLECITLSLQSSDLKVPIYIISSVAEELVAFLNVIPEWLCKQRQDKFYSGQPLFAFMDLLNEKRLFLFPVLYSPELLSIWHEPCIVICPHWSLRIGPAVHLLQHWCGDKNSLLVMEEGFNANLAFLPFKSMEIKVLQCSFLSGMNFRKAEFLLKLLKPKYVLFPEKLKQGKSFVNQSFSVIYYLENETVKVPKLKDSSELDIGIDLACQLGYTKLEKEEMSIARLKGELLVEQGKNVLFSGKEFAGSSQSRPLLYLGGVNLENFLTTLQSMGINATVEEAMTTDGSDKTSLVHILGPKKALIEVTAARTIVSTDDEYLSALISKAICNILNIV, from the exons ATGAAATCAGGAAAA GTCTGTCCTGCTTCGTCCTTGTTCATCTTGATGAAGACT ACTTGTCTGAGTGAGG ATTGTGGctggaaaaggaagcaaaaagtAGATAAATCTCTTGACGCAAGCAGTTTAATACATGCCGAACCTTGTTACAAAACTGTGAAGAGTTTGAAACTCTGGAATATTTCATTCATTGATGTTGTACTGATCTCTAGTCCAGTGGGCATGCTAGGATTACCATTTCTGACCAGAAACAGAGATTTTTCTGCTAAG ATATATGCTACTGAAGCTACTGCAAGACTTGGACAGCTTATGATGGAGGACCTTGTTAAAATGCATAATGAAATCAGGCAATTCTATGGGCCTGAAGAGTCTACTTGCCCAGAATGGATGAAATGGGATGAGGTGGAATTGCTTCCATCTGCAATTAGAGAGATACTTTGGGGCAGAGATGGAGACCTTTGTGGTTGGATGCCATTGTACAG TGTCGCTGATGTGAAGGGTTGCATGCAAAATGTTCAATCCCTAAAATATGCTGAAGAAGCCTGCTACAACGGCACCTTGTTAATAAGGGCATTCAGCTCTGGTTTAGATATAGGCACTTGTAACTGGAGTATTTCTAGTCCAAAACAAAGGATTGCATATCTTTCAAGCTCCATTTTTGCATCAGCAACAGCAACAGAATTTGACTACAATCCTCTGCGTGGAAGTGATGTGATATTATTCTCAGATTCGACAGTATGTGATGCACTAGACAAGCTTGAGAATGAAGATGATGGATTCAATCCAGCCGATAAAAAAGCTTCAAAGTTCAG TTCAAAAGATGATGACAAAGAAAGCTATACTGAATTTTTGCAAAACAAGGACAAGTTTGCAGAGGAGTTGGAGAAATTGGCTTTCCTATGCTCATGTTCTTTGGACTCTGTTAAAGCTGGAGGCTCAGTTCTGATTCCCATTGCACGGCTTGGAGTCCTTTTGCAACTATTAGAATGTATAACATTGTCTCTGCAGTCATCAGACTTGAAG GTTCCCATCTATATTATTTCTTCTGTTGCTGAAGAGTTAGTTGCTTTTTTAAATGTTATACCTGAATGGTTATGCAAGCAGCGGCAGGACAAG TTTTATTCTGGTCAACCACTGTTTGCTTTCATGGATCTCTTAAATGAGAAGCGGCTCTTTTTGTTCCCTGTACTTTATTCACCCGAGTTACT GTCAATTTGGCACGAACCCTGTATAGTAATTTGTCCTCATTGGAGTTTACGGATTGGACCTGCTGTCCATTTGCTCCAACATTGGTGTGGTGATAAAAATTCTTTACTTGTAATGGAG GAAGGATTCAATGCAAATTTGGCCTTCTTGCCTTTCAAGTCAATGGAAATAAAAGTCCTTCAGTGCTCGTTTCTTTCTGGAATGAA TTTCCGGAAAGCTGAATTTTTACTCAAACTGTTGAAGCCTAAATATGTGCTG TTCCCTGAGAAATTGAAGCAGGGCAAAAGCTTTGTGAATCAGTCATTTTCAGTCATTTACTACCTTGAAAATGAGACAGTGAAAGTACCTAAGTTGAAGGATAGTTCAGAATTAGACATTGGTATAGACTTGGCTTGTCAGCTCGGTTATACAAAActggaaaaggaagaaatgagtATTGCTCGATTGAAAGGAGAGCTCCTTGTCGAGCAAGGCAAAAATGTATTGTTTAGTGGAAAGGAGTTTGCTGGTTCCTCACAATCCAGGCCGCTGTTGTACTTGGGTGGGGTAAACTTGGAGAATTTTCTGACGACCTTGCAAAGCATGGGTATTAATGCAACAGTTGAAGAGGCCATGACCACTGATGGCTCAGATAAGACATCTCTTGTGCATATTTTGGGGCCTAAAAAAGCCTTGATAGAAGTCACAGCAGCACGTACAATTGTTAGCACTGATGATGAGTATTTGTCTGCTCTTATATCTAAAGCGATATGTAACATTTTGAATATTGTTTAA
- the LOC113701678 gene encoding uncharacterized protein isoform X1: MKSGKVCPASSLFILMKTTCLSEGKGYHFPPCHMLNIGGFQLLFDCPLDLSALSVFSPLPTNLSSLSDESVGECTCEASSISDCGWKRKQKVDKSLDASSLIHAEPCYKTVKSLKLWNISFIDVVLISSPVGMLGLPFLTRNRDFSAKIYATEATARLGQLMMEDLVKMHNEIRQFYGPEESTCPEWMKWDEVELLPSAIREILWGRDGDLCGWMPLYSVADVKGCMQNVQSLKYAEEACYNGTLLIRAFSSGLDIGTCNWSISSPKQRIAYLSSSIFASATATEFDYNPLRGSDVILFSDSTVCDALDKLENEDDGFNPADKKASKFSSKDDDKESYTEFLQNKDKFAEELEKLAFLCSCSLDSVKAGGSVLIPIARLGVLLQLLECITLSLQSSDLKVPIYIISSVAEELVAFLNVIPEWLCKQRQDKFYSGQPLFAFMDLLNEKRLFLFPVLYSPELLSIWHEPCIVICPHWSLRIGPAVHLLQHWCGDKNSLLVMEEGFNANLAFLPFKSMEIKVLQCSFLSGMNFRKAEFLLKLLKPKYVLFPEKLKQGKSFVNQSFSVIYYLENETVKVPKLKDSSELDIGIDLACQLGYTKLEKEEMSIARLKGELLVEQGKNVLFSGKEFAGSSQSRPLLYLGGVNLENFLTTLQSMGINATVEEAMTTDGSDKTSLVHILGPKKALIEVTAARTIVSTDDEYLSALISKAICNILNIV; this comes from the exons ATGAAATCAGGAAAA GTCTGTCCTGCTTCGTCCTTGTTCATCTTGATGAAGACT ACTTGTCTGAGTGAGGGTAAGGGTTATCATTTCCCACCCTGCCACATGCTAAACATAGGTGGTTTTCAGCTATTATTCGACTGCCCTTTAGACCTTTCTGCTCTATCGGTCTTCTCTCCTCTTCCTACGAATTTGTCTAGCTTATCTGATGAATCCGTTGGTGAATGTACGTGTGAGGCTTCTTCAATTTCAGATTGTGGctggaaaaggaagcaaaaagtAGATAAATCTCTTGACGCAAGCAGTTTAATACATGCCGAACCTTGTTACAAAACTGTGAAGAGTTTGAAACTCTGGAATATTTCATTCATTGATGTTGTACTGATCTCTAGTCCAGTGGGCATGCTAGGATTACCATTTCTGACCAGAAACAGAGATTTTTCTGCTAAG ATATATGCTACTGAAGCTACTGCAAGACTTGGACAGCTTATGATGGAGGACCTTGTTAAAATGCATAATGAAATCAGGCAATTCTATGGGCCTGAAGAGTCTACTTGCCCAGAATGGATGAAATGGGATGAGGTGGAATTGCTTCCATCTGCAATTAGAGAGATACTTTGGGGCAGAGATGGAGACCTTTGTGGTTGGATGCCATTGTACAG TGTCGCTGATGTGAAGGGTTGCATGCAAAATGTTCAATCCCTAAAATATGCTGAAGAAGCCTGCTACAACGGCACCTTGTTAATAAGGGCATTCAGCTCTGGTTTAGATATAGGCACTTGTAACTGGAGTATTTCTAGTCCAAAACAAAGGATTGCATATCTTTCAAGCTCCATTTTTGCATCAGCAACAGCAACAGAATTTGACTACAATCCTCTGCGTGGAAGTGATGTGATATTATTCTCAGATTCGACAGTATGTGATGCACTAGACAAGCTTGAGAATGAAGATGATGGATTCAATCCAGCCGATAAAAAAGCTTCAAAGTTCAG TTCAAAAGATGATGACAAAGAAAGCTATACTGAATTTTTGCAAAACAAGGACAAGTTTGCAGAGGAGTTGGAGAAATTGGCTTTCCTATGCTCATGTTCTTTGGACTCTGTTAAAGCTGGAGGCTCAGTTCTGATTCCCATTGCACGGCTTGGAGTCCTTTTGCAACTATTAGAATGTATAACATTGTCTCTGCAGTCATCAGACTTGAAG GTTCCCATCTATATTATTTCTTCTGTTGCTGAAGAGTTAGTTGCTTTTTTAAATGTTATACCTGAATGGTTATGCAAGCAGCGGCAGGACAAG TTTTATTCTGGTCAACCACTGTTTGCTTTCATGGATCTCTTAAATGAGAAGCGGCTCTTTTTGTTCCCTGTACTTTATTCACCCGAGTTACT GTCAATTTGGCACGAACCCTGTATAGTAATTTGTCCTCATTGGAGTTTACGGATTGGACCTGCTGTCCATTTGCTCCAACATTGGTGTGGTGATAAAAATTCTTTACTTGTAATGGAG GAAGGATTCAATGCAAATTTGGCCTTCTTGCCTTTCAAGTCAATGGAAATAAAAGTCCTTCAGTGCTCGTTTCTTTCTGGAATGAA TTTCCGGAAAGCTGAATTTTTACTCAAACTGTTGAAGCCTAAATATGTGCTG TTCCCTGAGAAATTGAAGCAGGGCAAAAGCTTTGTGAATCAGTCATTTTCAGTCATTTACTACCTTGAAAATGAGACAGTGAAAGTACCTAAGTTGAAGGATAGTTCAGAATTAGACATTGGTATAGACTTGGCTTGTCAGCTCGGTTATACAAAActggaaaaggaagaaatgagtATTGCTCGATTGAAAGGAGAGCTCCTTGTCGAGCAAGGCAAAAATGTATTGTTTAGTGGAAAGGAGTTTGCTGGTTCCTCACAATCCAGGCCGCTGTTGTACTTGGGTGGGGTAAACTTGGAGAATTTTCTGACGACCTTGCAAAGCATGGGTATTAATGCAACAGTTGAAGAGGCCATGACCACTGATGGCTCAGATAAGACATCTCTTGTGCATATTTTGGGGCCTAAAAAAGCCTTGATAGAAGTCACAGCAGCACGTACAATTGTTAGCACTGATGATGAGTATTTGTCTGCTCTTATATCTAAAGCGATATGTAACATTTTGAATATTGTTTAA
- the LOC113701678 gene encoding uncharacterized protein isoform X2, with protein MKTTCLSEGKGYHFPPCHMLNIGGFQLLFDCPLDLSALSVFSPLPTNLSSLSDESVGECTCEASSISDCGWKRKQKVDKSLDASSLIHAEPCYKTVKSLKLWNISFIDVVLISSPVGMLGLPFLTRNRDFSAKIYATEATARLGQLMMEDLVKMHNEIRQFYGPEESTCPEWMKWDEVELLPSAIREILWGRDGDLCGWMPLYSVADVKGCMQNVQSLKYAEEACYNGTLLIRAFSSGLDIGTCNWSISSPKQRIAYLSSSIFASATATEFDYNPLRGSDVILFSDSTVCDALDKLENEDDGFNPADKKASKFSSKDDDKESYTEFLQNKDKFAEELEKLAFLCSCSLDSVKAGGSVLIPIARLGVLLQLLECITLSLQSSDLKVPIYIISSVAEELVAFLNVIPEWLCKQRQDKFYSGQPLFAFMDLLNEKRLFLFPVLYSPELLSIWHEPCIVICPHWSLRIGPAVHLLQHWCGDKNSLLVMEEGFNANLAFLPFKSMEIKVLQCSFLSGMNFRKAEFLLKLLKPKYVLFPEKLKQGKSFVNQSFSVIYYLENETVKVPKLKDSSELDIGIDLACQLGYTKLEKEEMSIARLKGELLVEQGKNVLFSGKEFAGSSQSRPLLYLGGVNLENFLTTLQSMGINATVEEAMTTDGSDKTSLVHILGPKKALIEVTAARTIVSTDDEYLSALISKAICNILNIV; from the exons ATGAAGACT ACTTGTCTGAGTGAGGGTAAGGGTTATCATTTCCCACCCTGCCACATGCTAAACATAGGTGGTTTTCAGCTATTATTCGACTGCCCTTTAGACCTTTCTGCTCTATCGGTCTTCTCTCCTCTTCCTACGAATTTGTCTAGCTTATCTGATGAATCCGTTGGTGAATGTACGTGTGAGGCTTCTTCAATTTCAGATTGTGGctggaaaaggaagcaaaaagtAGATAAATCTCTTGACGCAAGCAGTTTAATACATGCCGAACCTTGTTACAAAACTGTGAAGAGTTTGAAACTCTGGAATATTTCATTCATTGATGTTGTACTGATCTCTAGTCCAGTGGGCATGCTAGGATTACCATTTCTGACCAGAAACAGAGATTTTTCTGCTAAG ATATATGCTACTGAAGCTACTGCAAGACTTGGACAGCTTATGATGGAGGACCTTGTTAAAATGCATAATGAAATCAGGCAATTCTATGGGCCTGAAGAGTCTACTTGCCCAGAATGGATGAAATGGGATGAGGTGGAATTGCTTCCATCTGCAATTAGAGAGATACTTTGGGGCAGAGATGGAGACCTTTGTGGTTGGATGCCATTGTACAG TGTCGCTGATGTGAAGGGTTGCATGCAAAATGTTCAATCCCTAAAATATGCTGAAGAAGCCTGCTACAACGGCACCTTGTTAATAAGGGCATTCAGCTCTGGTTTAGATATAGGCACTTGTAACTGGAGTATTTCTAGTCCAAAACAAAGGATTGCATATCTTTCAAGCTCCATTTTTGCATCAGCAACAGCAACAGAATTTGACTACAATCCTCTGCGTGGAAGTGATGTGATATTATTCTCAGATTCGACAGTATGTGATGCACTAGACAAGCTTGAGAATGAAGATGATGGATTCAATCCAGCCGATAAAAAAGCTTCAAAGTTCAG TTCAAAAGATGATGACAAAGAAAGCTATACTGAATTTTTGCAAAACAAGGACAAGTTTGCAGAGGAGTTGGAGAAATTGGCTTTCCTATGCTCATGTTCTTTGGACTCTGTTAAAGCTGGAGGCTCAGTTCTGATTCCCATTGCACGGCTTGGAGTCCTTTTGCAACTATTAGAATGTATAACATTGTCTCTGCAGTCATCAGACTTGAAG GTTCCCATCTATATTATTTCTTCTGTTGCTGAAGAGTTAGTTGCTTTTTTAAATGTTATACCTGAATGGTTATGCAAGCAGCGGCAGGACAAG TTTTATTCTGGTCAACCACTGTTTGCTTTCATGGATCTCTTAAATGAGAAGCGGCTCTTTTTGTTCCCTGTACTTTATTCACCCGAGTTACT GTCAATTTGGCACGAACCCTGTATAGTAATTTGTCCTCATTGGAGTTTACGGATTGGACCTGCTGTCCATTTGCTCCAACATTGGTGTGGTGATAAAAATTCTTTACTTGTAATGGAG GAAGGATTCAATGCAAATTTGGCCTTCTTGCCTTTCAAGTCAATGGAAATAAAAGTCCTTCAGTGCTCGTTTCTTTCTGGAATGAA TTTCCGGAAAGCTGAATTTTTACTCAAACTGTTGAAGCCTAAATATGTGCTG TTCCCTGAGAAATTGAAGCAGGGCAAAAGCTTTGTGAATCAGTCATTTTCAGTCATTTACTACCTTGAAAATGAGACAGTGAAAGTACCTAAGTTGAAGGATAGTTCAGAATTAGACATTGGTATAGACTTGGCTTGTCAGCTCGGTTATACAAAActggaaaaggaagaaatgagtATTGCTCGATTGAAAGGAGAGCTCCTTGTCGAGCAAGGCAAAAATGTATTGTTTAGTGGAAAGGAGTTTGCTGGTTCCTCACAATCCAGGCCGCTGTTGTACTTGGGTGGGGTAAACTTGGAGAATTTTCTGACGACCTTGCAAAGCATGGGTATTAATGCAACAGTTGAAGAGGCCATGACCACTGATGGCTCAGATAAGACATCTCTTGTGCATATTTTGGGGCCTAAAAAAGCCTTGATAGAAGTCACAGCAGCACGTACAATTGTTAGCACTGATGATGAGTATTTGTCTGCTCTTATATCTAAAGCGATATGTAACATTTTGAATATTGTTTAA
- the LOC113701678 gene encoding uncharacterized protein isoform X6, with protein sequence MKTTCLSEDCGWKRKQKVDKSLDASSLIHAEPCYKTVKSLKLWNISFIDVVLISSPVGMLGLPFLTRNRDFSAKIYATEATARLGQLMMEDLVKMHNEIRQFYGPEESTCPEWMKWDEVELLPSAIREILWGRDGDLCGWMPLYSVADVKGCMQNVQSLKYAEEACYNGTLLIRAFSSGLDIGTCNWSISSPKQRIAYLSSSIFASATATEFDYNPLRGSDVILFSDSTVCDALDKLENEDDGFNPADKKASKFSSKDDDKESYTEFLQNKDKFAEELEKLAFLCSCSLDSVKAGGSVLIPIARLGVLLQLLECITLSLQSSDLKVPIYIISSVAEELVAFLNVIPEWLCKQRQDKFYSGQPLFAFMDLLNEKRLFLFPVLYSPELLSIWHEPCIVICPHWSLRIGPAVHLLQHWCGDKNSLLVMEEGFNANLAFLPFKSMEIKVLQCSFLSGMNFRKAEFLLKLLKPKYVLFPEKLKQGKSFVNQSFSVIYYLENETVKVPKLKDSSELDIGIDLACQLGYTKLEKEEMSIARLKGELLVEQGKNVLFSGKEFAGSSQSRPLLYLGGVNLENFLTTLQSMGINATVEEAMTTDGSDKTSLVHILGPKKALIEVTAARTIVSTDDEYLSALISKAICNILNIV encoded by the exons ATGAAGACT ACTTGTCTGAGTGAGG ATTGTGGctggaaaaggaagcaaaaagtAGATAAATCTCTTGACGCAAGCAGTTTAATACATGCCGAACCTTGTTACAAAACTGTGAAGAGTTTGAAACTCTGGAATATTTCATTCATTGATGTTGTACTGATCTCTAGTCCAGTGGGCATGCTAGGATTACCATTTCTGACCAGAAACAGAGATTTTTCTGCTAAG ATATATGCTACTGAAGCTACTGCAAGACTTGGACAGCTTATGATGGAGGACCTTGTTAAAATGCATAATGAAATCAGGCAATTCTATGGGCCTGAAGAGTCTACTTGCCCAGAATGGATGAAATGGGATGAGGTGGAATTGCTTCCATCTGCAATTAGAGAGATACTTTGGGGCAGAGATGGAGACCTTTGTGGTTGGATGCCATTGTACAG TGTCGCTGATGTGAAGGGTTGCATGCAAAATGTTCAATCCCTAAAATATGCTGAAGAAGCCTGCTACAACGGCACCTTGTTAATAAGGGCATTCAGCTCTGGTTTAGATATAGGCACTTGTAACTGGAGTATTTCTAGTCCAAAACAAAGGATTGCATATCTTTCAAGCTCCATTTTTGCATCAGCAACAGCAACAGAATTTGACTACAATCCTCTGCGTGGAAGTGATGTGATATTATTCTCAGATTCGACAGTATGTGATGCACTAGACAAGCTTGAGAATGAAGATGATGGATTCAATCCAGCCGATAAAAAAGCTTCAAAGTTCAG TTCAAAAGATGATGACAAAGAAAGCTATACTGAATTTTTGCAAAACAAGGACAAGTTTGCAGAGGAGTTGGAGAAATTGGCTTTCCTATGCTCATGTTCTTTGGACTCTGTTAAAGCTGGAGGCTCAGTTCTGATTCCCATTGCACGGCTTGGAGTCCTTTTGCAACTATTAGAATGTATAACATTGTCTCTGCAGTCATCAGACTTGAAG GTTCCCATCTATATTATTTCTTCTGTTGCTGAAGAGTTAGTTGCTTTTTTAAATGTTATACCTGAATGGTTATGCAAGCAGCGGCAGGACAAG TTTTATTCTGGTCAACCACTGTTTGCTTTCATGGATCTCTTAAATGAGAAGCGGCTCTTTTTGTTCCCTGTACTTTATTCACCCGAGTTACT GTCAATTTGGCACGAACCCTGTATAGTAATTTGTCCTCATTGGAGTTTACGGATTGGACCTGCTGTCCATTTGCTCCAACATTGGTGTGGTGATAAAAATTCTTTACTTGTAATGGAG GAAGGATTCAATGCAAATTTGGCCTTCTTGCCTTTCAAGTCAATGGAAATAAAAGTCCTTCAGTGCTCGTTTCTTTCTGGAATGAA TTTCCGGAAAGCTGAATTTTTACTCAAACTGTTGAAGCCTAAATATGTGCTG TTCCCTGAGAAATTGAAGCAGGGCAAAAGCTTTGTGAATCAGTCATTTTCAGTCATTTACTACCTTGAAAATGAGACAGTGAAAGTACCTAAGTTGAAGGATAGTTCAGAATTAGACATTGGTATAGACTTGGCTTGTCAGCTCGGTTATACAAAActggaaaaggaagaaatgagtATTGCTCGATTGAAAGGAGAGCTCCTTGTCGAGCAAGGCAAAAATGTATTGTTTAGTGGAAAGGAGTTTGCTGGTTCCTCACAATCCAGGCCGCTGTTGTACTTGGGTGGGGTAAACTTGGAGAATTTTCTGACGACCTTGCAAAGCATGGGTATTAATGCAACAGTTGAAGAGGCCATGACCACTGATGGCTCAGATAAGACATCTCTTGTGCATATTTTGGGGCCTAAAAAAGCCTTGATAGAAGTCACAGCAGCACGTACAATTGTTAGCACTGATGATGAGTATTTGTCTGCTCTTATATCTAAAGCGATATGTAACATTTTGAATATTGTTTAA